One window from the genome of Musa acuminata AAA Group cultivar baxijiao chromosome BXJ1-4, Cavendish_Baxijiao_AAA, whole genome shotgun sequence encodes:
- the LOC135672456 gene encoding zinc finger protein ZAT1-like: protein MVRHRCRFCHRRFSCGRALADHMRSHVTSASKMARQAFPSPSASSSSFPVAAEDGPAVAVAYRLRENPRKSFRLADSEFSTPGAAAEGVAGGSYSVVQDGESDAESSFRRRFGRPRLQEDAFADARPVSSISNTSTEEDVARCLMLLSRDARPKSEARGHQSNGCVEANGDQVEAIYYDDEVVEKKDPPVATRSRRKKTRYQCSTCRKFFRSYQALGGHRASHKRVGLECITTADADADAADREPMLFDCPYCYRVFSSGQALGGHKRSHLSSAIDVATKVPALLPPPQLSALAINDDFIDLNVPAPLEEEPDHLALSVATEFASK from the coding sequence ATGGTGAGGCACAGATGCAGGTTCTGCCACCGCCGCTTCTCCTGTGGCCGTGCCCTCGCCGACCACATGCGGTCTCACGTGACCTCTGCTTCTAAGATGGCTCGGCAGGCCTTCCCCTCGCCGTCCGCCTCCTCGTCTTCCTTCCCGGTGGCGGCCGAGGATGGGCCGGCGGTAGCAGTGGCGTATAGACTGCGGGAGAATCCCAGGAAAAGCTTCCGCCTTGCGGACTCCGAGTTCTCCACCCCCGGAGCTGCGGCCGAGGGCGTCGCGGGCGGATCTTACTCTGTTGTCCAGGATGGCGAGAGCGACGCGGAGTCGTCCTTCCGACGGCGGTTTGGCCGTCCTCGCCTCCAAGAAGATGCCTTTGCTGACGCTAGGCCGGTCAGTTCCATCTCTAACACCTCCACCGAGGAGGACGTCGCCCGCTGCCTCATGCTTCTCTCCCGCGACGCCAGGCCCAAATCCGAAGCAAGGGGCCACCAATCCAATGGCTGCGTCGAGGCCAATGGTGACCAAGTGGAGGCGATCTATTACGATGACGAGGTGGTGGAAAAGAAGGACCCGCCGGTCGCCACCAGATCGCGGCGGAAGAAGACAAGGTACCAGTGCAGCACGTGCCGCAAGTTCTTCCGATCGTATCAAGCTCTCGGCGGCCACCGCGCGAGTCACAAGAGGGTGGGGCTAGAATGCATTACTACCGCCGATGCCGATGCCGATGCTGCTGATCGTGAGCCCATGCTCTTCGATTGCCCTTACTGTTACAGGGTCTTCTCCTCCGGCCAGGCTCTTGGCGGTCATAAAAGGTCCCACCTTTCCTCCGCCATCGACGTCGCCACAAAAGTCCCCGCTCTCCTTCCGCCGCCGCAGCTCTCTGCCTTGGCCATTAACGATGACTTCATCGACCTCAACGTCCCAGCTCCATTGGAAGAGGAGCCAGACCACTTGGCGCTGTCCGTCGCAACGGAATTCGCATCAAAGTGA